Proteins encoded by one window of Candidatus Amarolinea dominans:
- a CDS encoding S8 family serine peptidase, which yields MSAESAWDATTGVLSVVVAVVDTGVSFTHPEFAQTHFVPGYDFINGDNDPSDDNGHGTHVTGILAAAMNNGQGMAGIAPGVSVMPVKVLNASNSGTWADIAAGIVFAVDQGADIINLSLGGPIGSAILEDAIECAAAHGVLMVTGSGNTGTNAPFYPAYYPKPWPWAPPRSDEVWGLSNYGDAVDLTRPVLTSGAPSGPPPTPALTTP from the coding sequence ATGTCAGCCGAAAGCGCCTGGGACGCAACCACCGGCGTCCTCAGCGTCGTGGTGGCCGTGGTAGACACCGGCGTCTCTTTCACTCACCCTGAGTTTGCACAAACCCACTTCGTACCCGGTTACGACTTCATCAACGGCGACAACGATCCCAGCGATGACAACGGGCATGGCACGCATGTCACCGGCATTCTGGCCGCAGCCATGAACAACGGCCAGGGCATGGCCGGCATCGCGCCCGGCGTCTCTGTCATGCCCGTCAAAGTGCTGAACGCTTCCAACAGCGGCACCTGGGCCGACATCGCCGCCGGCATCGTCTTTGCGGTGGACCAGGGCGCGGACATCATCAACCTCTCGCTGGGCGGGCCGATTGGCTCCGCGATCCTGGAAGACGCCATCGAGTGCGCGGCGGCGCACGGCGTTCTGATGGTCACAGGCAGCGGCAACACCGGCACCAATGCGCCCTTCTACCCGGCCTACTATCCCAAACCGTGGCCGTGGGCGCCACCACGCAGCGATGAGGTGTGGGGCTTGTCGAACTACGGCGATGCGGTGGACCTGACCCGCCCGGTGTTGACATCTGGAGCACCCTCTGGACCACCACCAACCCCGGCGCTTACGACTCCTTGA
- a CDS encoding S8 family serine peptidase, which translates to MGLVELRRCGGPDPPGVDIWSTLWTTTNPGAYDSLSGTSMAAPHVSGLAALILADRPNFSVADVRLLLQQSADVLACRSPILTPDGDASTRARPGRGQLVTVTPTPTATSTPTATPIPTATPTMTPTPPAPKPPRRQRRRPPPSSTPTPYVRRTNSGGTFFVDSQGAMRAADQVWDGNWGATAGTSKTSSAR; encoded by the coding sequence GTGGGGCTTGTCGAACTACGGCGATGCGGTGGACCTGACCCGCCCGGTGTTGACATCTGGAGCACCCTCTGGACCACCACCAACCCCGGCGCTTACGACTCCTTGAGCGGCACCTCGATGGCAGCGCCGCACGTCAGCGGACTGGCCGCCCTGATCCTGGCCGACCGGCCCAACTTCTCGGTTGCCGATGTGCGCCTGCTGCTGCAGCAAAGCGCCGATGTCCTGGCATGCCGCAGCCCAATTCTTACTCCGGATGGGGACGCATCAACGCGGGCGCGCCCTGGGCGCGGGCAGTTGGTCACGGTAACGCCGACGCCCACCGCGACCTCCACGCCGACGGCGACGCCGATCCCCACCGCGACCCCCACCATGACGCCTACCCCACCCGCACCCAAACCCCCACGCCGACAGCGACGCCGACCGCCACCGTCGTCTACCCCGACGCCCTATGTGCGCCGGACCAACAGCGGCGGCACCTTCTTCGTTGATTCGCAGGGCGCCATGCGGGCAGCCGACCAGGTGTGGGATGGGAACTGGGGCGCCACCGCCGGCACTTCCAAGACATCGAGCGCGCGGTGA
- a CDS encoding S8 family serine peptidase yields MPWPIRASRSHPEFSGRLLPGYDFVNEDSDPSDDSGHGTHAAGVIAAAMNNGQGTTGLAPGALIMPVKVLNASNLADWADVAAGIVFAADQGADIINLSLGGYAGSQLLLDAVRYAAGHGVTLVAAAGNLGLELPYYPAAYDETIAVMATTRSDERFILSNYGGFVDIGAPGVEIWSTLWSAGTPGGYGFASGTSASTPHVSGLAGLLLAQRPDLQPAAVRAIIEQTAVDLGAPGRDPFFGAGRINASAAMTAAVNWTPLPDTPTPAPTSTPTVTPTPTVTLTPTPTMTPTATATATPSATATPTPAPTAAPAVYRVNCGGAAYQDSQATCGARTRPGMEPGAMTAAQPSVRPNRFMAPQISRSTRPGVKRPVGIASACPTALILWCCALLNSVWPMPARASCASRWKEPPWRRP; encoded by the coding sequence TTGCCGTGGCCGATTCGGGCATCGCGCTCTCATCCCGAATTCAGTGGCCGCCTGCTGCCGGGCTACGACTTCGTCAACGAGGACAGCGATCCCAGCGACGATTCGGGTCACGGCACCCACGCGGCCGGCGTCATTGCCGCGGCCATGAACAACGGCCAGGGCACGACTGGCCTGGCGCCCGGCGCCCTCATCATGCCCGTCAAAGTTCTCAACGCCTCGAACCTGGCCGATTGGGCCGATGTGGCCGCCGGCATCGTCTTTGCCGCGGATCAGGGCGCCGACATCATCAATCTCTCGCTCGGCGGCTACGCCGGCTCCCAACTTCTGCTCGATGCGGTGCGCTACGCGGCCGGTCATGGGGTGACGCTCGTGGCCGCCGCGGGCAACCTGGGCCTCGAACTGCCCTACTACCCGGCCGCCTACGATGAAACGATTGCGGTGATGGCAACCACCCGGTCCGATGAGCGCTTCATCCTGTCGAATTATGGCGGTTTCGTGGACATCGGCGCGCCGGGCGTGGAGATCTGGAGCACGCTCTGGAGCGCCGGCACGCCGGGCGGCTATGGTTTTGCCAGCGGCACCTCCGCATCCACGCCGCATGTCAGTGGACTGGCCGGCCTGCTCTTGGCGCAGCGCCCTGATTTGCAGCCGGCCGCGGTGAGAGCCATCATCGAACAGACGGCCGTAGACCTGGGAGCGCCAGGCCGAGATCCGTTTTTCGGCGCCGGTCGCATCAATGCCAGCGCGGCCATGACCGCGGCCGTCAACTGGACGCCGCTGCCTGACACCCCAACGCCCGCGCCAACCTCGACACCCACGGTTACGCCAACGCCGACCGTCACCCTGACGCCAACGCCGACTATGACGCCGACGGCAACGGCGACGGCCACGCCATCAGCCACCGCCACGCCAACGCCCGCGCCCACCGCTGCCCCTGCGGTTTATCGAGTCAACTGCGGCGGCGCGGCCTACCAGGACAGCCAGGCAACCTGTGGCGCGCGGACCAGGCCTGGAATGGAACCTGGGGCTATGACAGCGGCACAACCAAGCGTTCGTCCAAACAGGTTCATGGCACCGCAGATCAGCCGCTCTACCAGGCCTGGCGTGAAGCGCCCGGTCGGTATCGCTTCAGCCTGCCCAACGGCGCTTATACTGTGGTGCTGCGCTTTGCTGAATTCAGTGTGGCCAATGCCAGCGCGCGCGTCATGCGCATCGAGATGGAAGGAACCACCGTGGAGGCGGCCCTGA
- a CDS encoding S8 family serine peptidase, with translation MIVALIGALLAVPILSVALAHDGQQEVIIRSGDSAQPATNGEISGAVYFDRNANSVRDPQDRGIAGVLIELRDQATGGQVVYATMITSPDGLYHFPAVADGAYTVTETDLENYVSTTSNTQVVEVIGAAVTNVDFLDVLPRAVAGTIYDDANHDGVRGLTEMRIPDALIEVFDDLNANGLVDIGEPLLGSDVSDNQGNYAIGGIMPGQRVVRVQPPGGIGEPGQTGLDLLSGEVGGFGALLDLAPGRNSVIPPQVEQTPVAADEVIVRFREGMSADAVAAILAEQQAQVVREIKPLNALVLRSQPGQALALIRALRQRADVRYAEPNALAQIAVVPTDPDYSDISKVYAPQMINAETAWNYTTGSASVTVAVLDTGISLTHPEFSGQTVAGYDFVHNDSDPSDDEGHGTHVSGIVAAAMNNGQGNTGIAPGVKIMPLKVMDYTGYGSWVWVADGVIYATDHGADVINMSLGSAGTSYLMTDAVAYAASHDVVMVAASGNMGLNQTYYPAGYPAVIAVGGTDYYDVWWTLSNYGTFVDVTAPGDTVWSTNWTASNPNAYQYFSGTSQAAPHVSGLAALILSAHPSFSAADVRAIIEQTAVDKGAAGYDIYYGFGRIDAGAALAAAASWTPFTATPTATPTPLFTNTPTSTQTITPTPTATDTPTATPTPTLPATATPTSTPTPTPTRTPTATATPPPYVQRVNAGSTTAFTDGQGLVWAVDKAFAVNSWGYTGGTAMSSTRSVGNTTDDALYQKYREAAGEYKFTVPNGNYEVTLRFAEFSVTSSTSRVIRITLEGVIVESALSIYGTVGRYVALDRVYQATVSDGVLNIMFIQNGGTYAPVVSAVGVRQVPPPTPTPTATNTPTAPHEHALCGLPHGNANINPYPDQDAHAHGHTGAVCAAGQLGWHLGFHRWPGRGVGR, from the coding sequence TTGATCGTTGCGTTGATCGGCGCCTTGTTGGCCGTGCCGATCCTCTCAGTTGCGCTGGCGCACGACGGCCAGCAGGAAGTCATCATCCGCAGCGGAGACAGCGCGCAGCCGGCTACCAATGGCGAGATCAGCGGCGCAGTCTACTTCGACCGTAACGCGAACAGCGTGCGCGATCCGCAGGATCGCGGCATCGCCGGGGTGCTCATCGAACTGCGCGATCAGGCCACGGGCGGCCAGGTGGTCTACGCGACGATGATCACGTCGCCGGACGGCCTTTATCATTTTCCTGCGGTGGCTGACGGCGCCTACACCGTCACCGAAACCGACCTGGAAAACTATGTCAGCACCACGTCGAACACGCAGGTGGTCGAAGTGATCGGGGCAGCCGTCACGAACGTAGATTTCCTGGACGTGCTGCCGCGCGCGGTGGCGGGCACGATCTATGACGACGCCAATCACGACGGCGTGCGCGGCCTGACCGAGATGCGCATTCCTGATGCGCTGATCGAAGTCTTCGACGACCTGAACGCCAACGGCTTGGTGGACATCGGCGAACCGCTGCTGGGCAGCGATGTGAGTGACAACCAGGGCAACTACGCGATCGGCGGCATCATGCCGGGCCAGCGCGTGGTGCGTGTGCAGCCGCCGGGCGGCATTGGCGAGCCGGGGCAGACCGGTCTCGATCTGCTCAGCGGCGAGGTGGGCGGCTTTGGCGCACTGCTGGACCTGGCGCCGGGGCGCAACAGCGTGATTCCGCCCCAGGTCGAACAGACGCCCGTGGCGGCCGATGAGGTGATCGTGCGTTTCCGCGAAGGAATGAGCGCCGACGCCGTCGCGGCCATCCTGGCGGAACAACAGGCGCAGGTCGTGCGTGAAATCAAGCCATTGAACGCCCTGGTGCTGCGCAGCCAGCCAGGGCAGGCGTTGGCTCTGATTCGCGCGCTGCGCCAGCGCGCGGATGTGCGCTACGCCGAGCCGAACGCCCTGGCGCAGATCGCCGTGGTGCCCACCGACCCCGACTACAGCGACATCAGCAAGGTCTACGCGCCGCAGATGATCAACGCTGAAACGGCCTGGAACTACACCACCGGCAGCGCCAGCGTGACTGTGGCCGTGCTCGACACCGGCATTTCGCTGACGCACCCGGAATTCAGCGGGCAAACGGTGGCCGGTTACGACTTCGTACACAACGACAGCGACCCCAGCGACGACGAAGGGCATGGCACCCACGTATCGGGGATCGTGGCCGCGGCCATGAACAACGGACAGGGCAACACGGGCATTGCGCCGGGCGTCAAGATCATGCCGCTGAAGGTCATGGACTACACCGGCTACGGCAGTTGGGTGTGGGTGGCCGATGGTGTGATCTATGCCACCGATCATGGCGCGGATGTGATCAACATGTCGCTTGGTAGCGCCGGCACCTCCTACCTGATGACCGATGCCGTGGCCTATGCCGCAAGTCATGATGTGGTGATGGTAGCTGCCTCAGGCAACATGGGCCTGAATCAGACGTACTATCCGGCCGGCTATCCCGCAGTCATTGCGGTGGGCGGCACCGACTACTACGATGTGTGGTGGACATTGTCCAACTACGGCACGTTCGTAGACGTGACCGCGCCGGGCGACACGGTGTGGAGCACCAACTGGACCGCCAGCAATCCCAATGCGTACCAGTACTTCAGCGGCACCTCACAGGCAGCGCCGCATGTCAGCGGCCTGGCCGCGTTGATCCTTTCGGCGCATCCGAGCTTTTCCGCGGCCGACGTGCGCGCCATCATCGAGCAAACCGCGGTGGACAAAGGCGCGGCCGGCTACGACATCTACTACGGCTTTGGCCGCATAGACGCCGGCGCCGCGCTGGCCGCGGCCGCGAGTTGGACCCCCTTCACCGCGACGCCCACCGCCACGCCAACGCCGCTCTTCACCAACACGCCGACCTCCACGCAGACGATCACGCCGACGCCGACAGCGACCGATACCCCCACCGCGACGCCCACGCCGACGCTGCCGGCCACTGCCACGCCCACCAGCACACCGACGCCCACGCCGACCCGCACGCCAACTGCAACCGCCACACCTCCGCCGTATGTGCAGCGGGTCAATGCGGGCAGCACGACCGCCTTCACCGATGGGCAGGGCCTGGTGTGGGCCGTTGATAAGGCCTTTGCTGTCAACTCCTGGGGCTACACCGGCGGCACGGCCATGTCGTCCACCAGATCGGTTGGCAACACCACGGACGACGCGCTGTATCAAAAGTATCGCGAGGCGGCTGGCGAGTACAAGTTCACCGTGCCCAACGGCAATTACGAAGTGACCCTGCGCTTTGCTGAGTTTTCGGTGACATCGTCTACGTCGCGCGTCATACGCATTACCCTGGAAGGCGTCATCGTAGAGAGCGCCCTGAGCATCTACGGCACGGTGGGACGTTACGTGGCCCTGGATCGGGTTTATCAGGCGACGGTCAGCGATGGCGTTCTCAACATCATGTTCATTCAGAACGGCGGCACCTACGCGCCGGTGGTTTCCGCTGTCGGCGTGCGCCAGGTGCCTCCGCCCACGCCGACCCCCACAGCCACCAACACCCCGACTGCCCCCCACGAACACGCCTTGTGTGGCCTGCCCCACGGCAACGCCAACATCAACCCATACCCCGACCAGGACGCCCACGCCCACGGCCACACCGGTGCCGTATGCGCAGCGGGTCAACTCGGGTGGCACCTCGGCTTTCACCGATGGCCAGGCCGTGGTGTGGGCCGTTGA